A genomic segment from bacterium encodes:
- a CDS encoding zinc ribbon domain-containing protein — protein MALYEYKCGDCGKTSELLVFSSDETPECTFCGSKNLEKLMSTFAVSAAQSSSSAPYPTCPSGGCCGGSCGF, from the coding sequence ATGGCGTTGTATGAATACAAATGCGGAGACTGCGGTAAAACTTCGGAATTACTCGTATTCTCGTCCGATGAAACACCGGAATGCACATTCTGCGGCTCGAAAAACCTTGAAAAGCTGATGTCGACTTTTGCTGTTTCGGCTGCGCAGAGTTCTTCTTCGGCTCCGTACCCGACATGTCCTTCGGGGGGATGCTGCGGAGGAAGCTGCGGATTTTAA
- a CDS encoding DUF362 domain-containing protein — translation MKRRDFLLTATGAAMTVGMTGRVFAQTAAKRDVSYEPDRPLESTGLTIRDGVKILKKGEKNNTAPVLREEILDNPGAVFIIYAGINTDQDAKGSWKPCPDQMERFGNRAAGLVFRKGAVKGGRTFIKPNLVGGLGKDSPVENSHGGIVHPYFIVGFVDTLRDMGNSNVAIGARGALRHPQVVESGFEALLDKHNLPLIEAHVQYFKHYKKDELVWHENPEGMVQRRFCTYKPVYLDGTTFINIAHAHTHKVGHTTLTLKNIQGVMPRGYGHICDAWSTLDIWRRDLMGDFNGGFRRAVEYSYLTHAGMGYKYWDDGDFYRSYKAAGGYDAFREARRKYGKTSGDDRQKALDSLIDIADTRLFWAEMWAQRMMDINEALPSPYVNMVEGVFARGDDIGVVHADFLTVGRSSVAVDAVTSWLMGQDPRELPYLRIANERGLGQNDIEKIPIYILSEKGVEKVTDYRSLKRSSLGIYNYGLRDLGPRYF, via the coding sequence ATGAAACGACGTGATTTTTTACTGACTGCGACCGGAGCGGCGATGACAGTCGGCATGACCGGCAGAGTTTTCGCCCAGACCGCTGCAAAAAGAGATGTATCGTACGAACCCGACCGTCCCCTTGAAAGCACCGGGCTCACCATCCGGGACGGCGTTAAAATATTGAAGAAAGGCGAGAAAAACAATACCGCCCCCGTGCTCCGTGAGGAAATTCTCGATAATCCGGGCGCCGTGTTCATCATCTATGCGGGCATCAATACCGATCAGGACGCAAAGGGCTCATGGAAGCCATGCCCCGACCAGATGGAAAGGTTCGGAAACCGTGCCGCCGGGCTGGTGTTCCGCAAGGGCGCTGTAAAGGGAGGGCGAACCTTCATCAAGCCGAATCTCGTCGGCGGTCTCGGCAAGGACAGTCCGGTCGAAAACAGCCACGGCGGAATCGTTCATCCCTATTTCATTGTCGGGTTTGTCGATACGCTCCGTGACATGGGCAACTCGAACGTTGCCATCGGCGCACGCGGCGCGCTCCGTCACCCCCAGGTTGTCGAGAGCGGATTCGAAGCTCTTCTCGACAAGCACAACCTGCCCCTCATCGAGGCGCATGTCCAGTATTTCAAGCATTACAAAAAGGACGAGCTCGTATGGCATGAAAACCCCGAAGGTATGGTTCAACGGCGGTTCTGCACCTACAAGCCGGTCTATCTCGACGGCACCACGTTCATCAACATCGCCCACGCCCACACGCACAAGGTGGGGCACACGACGCTCACCCTCAAGAACATCCAGGGAGTCATGCCGCGCGGGTACGGGCACATCTGCGATGCATGGTCGACCCTTGACATCTGGCGCCGCGATCTCATGGGCGATTTCAACGGCGGATTCCGGAGAGCGGTCGAATACTCGTATCTCACCCATGCCGGCATGGGGTACAAGTACTGGGATGACGGCGATTTTTACCGGTCATACAAAGCCGCGGGCGGATACGATGCCTTTCGCGAAGCCCGGCGGAAATACGGGAAAACCTCCGGCGACGACCGTCAGAAAGCGCTCGACAGCCTCATCGATATTGCCGATACCCGCCTGTTCTGGGCTGAAATGTGGGCTCAGCGGATGATGGACATCAACGAGGCGCTCCCCTCGCCGTACGTGAACATGGTCGAAGGTGTGTTCGCCCGGGGAGACGATATCGGGGTCGTCCACGCCGATTTCCTCACGGTCGGTCGGAGCAGCGTTGCGGTCGATGCGGTCACCTCGTGGCTCATGGGGCAGGACCCGCGCGAGCTTCCCTATCTCCGTATCGCCAACGAGCGCGGGCTCGGCCAGAACGATATCGAGAAAATCCCCATCTACATCCTGAGCGAAAAGGGCGTCGAAAAAGTCACCGATTACCGGTCACTCAAGCGGAGCAGTCTCGGGATTTACAACTACGGTCTCAGAGACCTCGGGCCTCGGTATTTTTAG